A stretch of Brassica napus cultivar Da-Ae chromosome C6, Da-Ae, whole genome shotgun sequence DNA encodes these proteins:
- the LOC106354593 gene encoding beta-1,3-galactosyltransferase 7 isoform X2, with the protein MSSRLSLTIVLIRNVARSLDNSVDGSETLSSSSTGSNPKKKVFMVMGINTAFSSRKRRDSLRGTWMPQGEKLEKLEKEKGIVIKFMIGHSATSNSILDRAIDSEDAQHKDFLRLEHVEGYHELSAKTKIFFSTAVARWDAEFYIKVDDDVHVNLGMLASTLARHRSKPRVYIGCMKSGPVLAQKTVKYHEPEYWKFGEEGNKYFRHATGQIYAISKDLAKYISVNQPILHKYANEDVSLGSWFIGLEVEHIDDRNFCCGTPPDCRWKAEAGDVCVASFEWSCSGICKSVERMKIVHEVCSEGEDAVWNALL; encoded by the exons ATGAGCTCCAGATTGTCTCTGACGATTGTGCTCATAAGAAA TGTTGCCAGGTCTCTAGATAACTCAGTCGATGGCTCAGAAACACTTTCTTCCTCTTCAACCGGATCAAACCCGAAGAAGAAAGTGTTCATGGTTATGGGAATCAACACAGCATTCAGCAGTAGAAAACGGCGTGACTCCCTCAGAGGAACCTGGATGCctcaag GGGAGAAGCTAGAGAaactagagaaagagaaaggaaTCGTCATCAAGTTCATGATTGGACACAGTGCAACCTCAAACAGTATATTGGATAGAGCTATTGACTCAGAAGATGCTCAGCACAAAGACTTCCTTAGGCTGGAACATGTCGAAGGATACCACGAGCTCTCAGCGAAAACCAAAATATTCTTCTCAACAGCAGTAGCTAGATGGGATGCAGAGTTCTACATCAAGGTTGATGATGATGTCCACGTCAACCTCGGTATGCTTGCTTCAACACTCGCTCGTCACAGGTCAAAGCCGAGGGTATACATCGGTTGTATGAAGTCAGGACCTGTTCTTGCTCAAAA GACAGTGAAGTACCATGAGCCTGAGTACTGGAAGTTTGGAGAAGAAGGTAACAAGTACTTTCGACACGCTACGGGACAGATCTATGCCATCTCCAAGGATCTTGCCAAATACATATCAGTCAACCA GCCAATATTGCATAAGTATGCAAATGAAGATGTGTCTTTAGGGTCATGGTTTATTGGACTTGAGGTTGAGCATATTGATGACAGAAACTTCTGCTGTGGTACTCCTCCAG ATTGTAGATGGAAGGCAGAGGCGGGAGATGTGTGTGTGGCGTCGTTCGAGTGGAGCTGCAGTGGTATTTGCAAGTCGGTGGAGAGGATGAAGATTGTTCATGAAGTGTGTAGTGAAGGAGAAGATGCTGTTTGGAATGCACTTCTTtga
- the LOC106354593 gene encoding beta-1,3-galactosyltransferase 7 isoform X1 codes for MKHKVSRRVISLRWVPFICISFFVLGAIFTSRSWEPSSDSGSQLISQRHRDHELQIVSDDCAHKKKATQEKDVIDQVLRTHQEIDVARSLDNSVDGSETLSSSSTGSNPKKKVFMVMGINTAFSSRKRRDSLRGTWMPQGEKLEKLEKEKGIVIKFMIGHSATSNSILDRAIDSEDAQHKDFLRLEHVEGYHELSAKTKIFFSTAVARWDAEFYIKVDDDVHVNLGMLASTLARHRSKPRVYIGCMKSGPVLAQKTVKYHEPEYWKFGEEGNKYFRHATGQIYAISKDLAKYISVNQPILHKYANEDVSLGSWFIGLEVEHIDDRNFCCGTPPDCRWKAEAGDVCVASFEWSCSGICKSVERMKIVHEVCSEGEDAVWNALL; via the exons ATGAAGCACAAAGTCTCAAGAAGAGTCATCTCTCTCAGATGGGTTCCGTTCATCTGCATCTCCTTCTTCGTCCTCGGAGCTATCTTCACCTCAAG GTCGTGGGAGCCGTCGTCTGATTCCGGTAGTCAGCTGATCTCACAGCGCCACCGTGACCATGAGCTCCAGATTGTCTCTGACGATTGTGCTCATAAGAAA AAAGCTACACAAGAAAAAGATGTAATTGACCAAGTTTTGAGAACTCACCAAGAAATAGA TGTTGCCAGGTCTCTAGATAACTCAGTCGATGGCTCAGAAACACTTTCTTCCTCTTCAACCGGATCAAACCCGAAGAAGAAAGTGTTCATGGTTATGGGAATCAACACAGCATTCAGCAGTAGAAAACGGCGTGACTCCCTCAGAGGAACCTGGATGCctcaag GGGAGAAGCTAGAGAaactagagaaagagaaaggaaTCGTCATCAAGTTCATGATTGGACACAGTGCAACCTCAAACAGTATATTGGATAGAGCTATTGACTCAGAAGATGCTCAGCACAAAGACTTCCTTAGGCTGGAACATGTCGAAGGATACCACGAGCTCTCAGCGAAAACCAAAATATTCTTCTCAACAGCAGTAGCTAGATGGGATGCAGAGTTCTACATCAAGGTTGATGATGATGTCCACGTCAACCTCGGTATGCTTGCTTCAACACTCGCTCGTCACAGGTCAAAGCCGAGGGTATACATCGGTTGTATGAAGTCAGGACCTGTTCTTGCTCAAAA GACAGTGAAGTACCATGAGCCTGAGTACTGGAAGTTTGGAGAAGAAGGTAACAAGTACTTTCGACACGCTACGGGACAGATCTATGCCATCTCCAAGGATCTTGCCAAATACATATCAGTCAACCA GCCAATATTGCATAAGTATGCAAATGAAGATGTGTCTTTAGGGTCATGGTTTATTGGACTTGAGGTTGAGCATATTGATGACAGAAACTTCTGCTGTGGTACTCCTCCAG ATTGTAGATGGAAGGCAGAGGCGGGAGATGTGTGTGTGGCGTCGTTCGAGTGGAGCTGCAGTGGTATTTGCAAGTCGGTGGAGAGGATGAAGATTGTTCATGAAGTGTGTAGTGAAGGAGAAGATGCTGTTTGGAATGCACTTCTTtga
- the LOC106400294 gene encoding probable eukaryotic translation initiation factor 5-2 has product MALQNIGASNRNDAFYRYKMPKMVTKTEGKGNGIKTNIVNNVDIAKALARPASYTTKYFGCELGAQSKFDDKTGTSLVNGAHSTSKLASLLEAFIKRYVQCYGCGNPETEIVITKSQMVNLKCAACGFVSECDMRDKLTTFILKNPPEAKKVGKDKKAMRRAEKERVKEGEAADEAIKRLKKKDGCSKSSKKDASDEEISPKHDGSADDDDDDGIQWQTDTSREAAEKRMKELSAATAEMVMISLDEEEEKKKSLVMEMKEYLKKGLPISELKPFVSSLSEPPQEVMHALFNALFDGVGKDFLKEAMKKKGCLAAATQEEGSQMHLLNSFGSFCGKSGNGEAVKEAAQVLKALYDEDVVEEEFVLEWYQKGLAGADKSSPVWKSVKPFVVWLQSAESESEGED; this is encoded by the coding sequence ATGGCGCTTCAGAACATTGGTGCTTCCAACCGCAACGATGCCTTTTACCGTTACAAGATGCCTAAGATGGTTACTAAAACCGAAGGCAAAGGCAACGGCATCAAGACCAACATTGTCAACAACGTCGACATCGCCAAGGCTTTAGCGAGGCCTGCTTCTTACACTACAAAGTACTTTGGATGCGAGCTTGGAGCTCAGTCCAAGTTTGATGACAAGACTGGGACTTCGCTTGTGAACGGAGCTCATAGCACTTCTAAGCTTGCTTCTCTGTTGGAGGCTTTTATTAAGAGGTATGTTCAGTGCTATGGGTGTGGGAACCCTGAGACTGAGATTGTTATCACCAAGAGTCAGATGGTGAATTTGAAGTGTGCGGCTTGTGGGTTTGTCTCTGAGTGTGACATGAGGGATAAGCTGACTACGTTTATTCTGAAGAATCCGCCTGAGGCGAAGAAGGTGGGGAAGGATAAGAAGGCTATGAGGAGAGCTGAGAAGGAGAGGGTGAAGGAAGGTGAGGCTGCTGACGAGGCGATTAAGAGGCTTAAGAAGAAGGATGGTTGTTCCAAGTCGTCTAAGAAGGATGCTTCTGATGAGGAGATTAGTCCCAAGCATGATGGGAGtgcagatgatgatgatgatgatgggatCCAGTGGCAGACGGATACTTCTAGAGAAGCTGCTGAGAAGAGGATGAAGGAGCTGAGTGCCGCTACTGCTGAGATGGTGATGATCTCTTTAGacgaagaagaggagaagaagaagagtcttGTGATGGAGATGAAAGAGTATCTCAAGAAGGGTTTACCGATAAGCGAGCTCAAACCTTTCGTCTCCTCCCTCTCTGAGCCTCCTCAGGAGGTCATGCACGCGCTGTTCAACGCTCTCTTTGACGGCGTGGGGAAAGATTTTCTCAAGGAAGcgatgaagaagaagggttGCTTGGCGGCTGCAACGCAGGAGGAAGGTTCGCAGATGCATCTGCTAAACTCTTTTGGATCGTTCTGCGGGAAGAGCGGAAACGGAGAGGCGGTTAAGGAGGCGGCTCAGGTTCTCAAGGCGCTGTACGATGAAGACGTTGTCGAGGAAGAGTTTGTGTTGGAATGGTACCAAAAGGGTTTGGCAGGAGCTGACAAGAGCTCGCCTGTTTGGAAGAGTGTGAAGCCTTTTGTGGTGTGGCTACAGAGCGCTGAGTCTGAGTCCGAAGGGGAGGATTGA
- the LOC106354590 gene encoding auxin response factor 17 yields MSPPSAIADVHRVIDPKIWRACAGASVQIPALFSRVYYYPQGHVEHCCPSSSAVTTSPIACVVSSIDLLADPITDEVFAHLALLPVAAAAAQDQFQFPPQSRFEEDGESEKVVTFAKVLTASDANNGGGFSVPRYCADSVFPPLDFQADPPVQKLFITDVHGGVWDFRHIYRGTPRRHLLTTGWSKFVNSKKLICGDSVVFMRKSVHEMFIGVRRAPISNKSGGGSYYGDEYIAGGYYYGGGGGGVKKEDGGEKFRRVGMGKLTAEAVSEAIGKASRGLPFEVVYYPTAGWSEFVVRAEDVEASTNVYWTPGTRVKMAMETEDSSRITWFQGIVSATFQETWKQLQITWDEPEILQNLKRVNPWQVEVVTASSTQLHATYPPPTKRPKYPHASSGVLSGEEGEMIYYGRGQQAMDPIPYGYTYTTVPAGMQGARHYEFGSYNNSTGFIGENAHPEFNFFSPLPGLGRVSTQVMSFGSPPSDDLSPNSNTTNVSSGNDAAGNNRCISFQLFGKVINVQEPAESGVAESSLCEEDGSKESSDNEVPNEAQLLGRGGR; encoded by the exons ATGTCACCACCGTCGGCAATCGCCGACGTCCACCGCGTAATCGACCCCAAGATCTGGCGCGCCTGCGCCGGAGCCTCCGTCCAGATCCCCGCGCTCTTCTCCAGGGTCTACTACTACCCCCAGGGACACGTGGAGCACTGCTGCCCTTCCTCCTCCGCCGTAACAACTTCTCCGATCGCCTGCGTCGTCTCCTCGATCGACCTCCTCGCGGATCCGATCACCGACGAGGTCTTCGCGCACCTCGCGCTGCTCCCcgtggcggcggcggcggctcAGGATCAGTTCCAGTTCCCTCCTCAATCTCGATTCGAAGAGGATGGCGAGAGCGAGAAGGTTGTTACGTTCGCGAAGGTCCTCACTGCGTCTGATGCTAATAACGGAGGAGGATTCTCCGTCCCGCGGTACTGCGCGGACTCCGTCTTCCCTCCCCTCGATTTCCAGGCCGATCCTCCGGTCCAGAAGCTCTTCATCACCGACGTGCACGGCGGCGTGTGGGACTTCCGCCACATCTACCGCGGAACGCCGAGGAGGCACCTCCTGACCACGGGGTGGAGCAAGTTCGTGAACAGCAAGAAGCTGATCTGCGGAGACTCCGTCGTTTTCATGAGGAAGTCCGTTCACGAGATGTTTATCGGCGTGAGGAGAGCTCCGATCTCTAACAAATCCGGAGGAGGAAGCTACTACGGGGACGAGTACATCGCCGGTGGTTATTActacggaggaggaggaggcggaGTTAAGAAGGAAGACGGTGGGGAGAAATTTAGGAGAGTTGGGATGGGGAAGCTGACGGCGGAGGCGGTGTCGGAGGCGATTGGGAAGGCGTCGCGGGGTTTACCGTTCGAGGTTGTTTACTATCCGACGGCGGGGTGGTCTGAGTTCGTGGTGAGAGCTGAGGACGTCGAGGCGTCGACGAATGTTTACTGGACGCCTGGAACGAGAGTCAAGATGGCGATGGAGACGGAGGATTCCTCGAGGATCACGTGGTTTCAGGGGATCGTCTCGGCTACGTTTCAGGAGACGTGGAAACAGCTTCAG ATCACATGGGACGAGCCTGAGATTCTGCAGAACTTGAAAAGGGTGAATCCTTGGCAAGTGGAAGTCGTTACTGCGAGCTCAACTCAGCTTCACGCCACTTACCCTCCTCCAACAAAGAGGCCGAAGTATCCACACGCCTCAAGTGGGGTCCTGAgtggagaagaaggagagatgATCTATTACGGAAGAGGACAACAAGCGATGGATCCAATCCCCTACGGGTACACTTACACTACAGTTCCTGCCGGCATGCAGGGAGCCAGGCATTACGAATTTGGGTCTTACAACAACTCAACCGGATTCATCGGAGAGAACGCTCATCCTGAGTTTAACTTCTTTAGCCCTCTTCCCGGTCTGGGAAGGGTCTCGACTCAGGTGATGAGCTTTGGCAGTCCGCCGTCGGATGACTTGTCGCCTAATAGCAACACCACTAATGTTTCTTCCGGAAACGACGCAGCTGGGAACAACCGATGCATTAGTTTTCAGCTGTTTGGGAAGGTGATAAACGTGCAGGAGCCTGCCGAGAGCGGTGTAGCTGAGTCTAGCTTGTGTGAAGAGGATGGAAGCAAAGAGTCCAGTGACAATGAAGTTCCCAATGAGGCACAGTTGCTGGGTCGTGGAGGGAGGTGA
- the LOC106357346 gene encoding uncharacterized protein LOC106357346 gives MDSSCTNSVNGFYTFLNKSMEDLERVYLSNSFMSLQFLQRVICLLRTSHSHLTLLVQKLNLPVGDKWLDDYMDETSKLWDVCHVIKSSLSSMESFCSAAISVTSALDGHHHHNHRQVMRAITGCRREAVGIEEENRALMENRVQRFPFWSEQVTTTAAMESSKIQNGFSGFRGVMNTTKSMNTLFLTILTQGLVYSIPGEAAAAATVTTATAMVRLKQRVAAEMERTGVKKGVMMYEYRRSKTAVEELKAELERRWCGGGGRGEEEEEAEKGLRERVESVKVSVGSLRSGTESVVAQIDDFFDEIVDGRKMLLAFCSHR, from the exons ATGGATTCTTCTTGTACAAACTCAGTAAACGGATTCTACACttttctaaacaaatcaatGGAAGATCTCGAAAGGGTTTATCTCTCCAACAGCTTCATGTCCCTTCAGTTCCTACAGAGAGTGATCTGTCTCCTAAGAACCTCTCACTCTCACCTCACTCTTCTTGTCCAAAAACTCAACCTCCCTGTCGGCGACAAGTGGCTCGACGACTACATGGACGAAACCTCCAAGCTCTGGGACGTCTGCCACGTCATCAAATCCTCTCTCTCCTCCATGGAAAGCTTCTGCTCCGCCGCTATTTCCGTCACCTCCGCTCTCGacggccaccaccaccacaaccaccgtcag GTGATGCGAGCGATAACTGGATGTAGAAGAGAAGCGGTGGGGATAGAGGAAGAGAACAGAGCTTTGATGGAGAACCGCGTCCAAAGGTTTCCCTTTTGGTCGGAGCAAGTTACGACGACGGCGGCGATGGAGTCGTCGAAGATACAGAACGGATTCAGCGGGTTCAGAGGAGTGATGAACACGACGAAGAGCATGAACACTCTGTTTCTCACGATCTTGACGCAAGGCCTTGTTTACAGCATCCCCGGAgaggcggcggcggcggcgacgGTGACGACGGCGACGGCGATGGTGAGGCTGAAGCAGAGGGTGGCGGCGGAGATGGAGAGGACGGGGGTGAAGAAAGGGGTGATGATGTACGAGTACAGGAGGAGCAAGACGGCGGTGGAGGAGCTGAAGGCGGAGCTCGAACGGCGGTGGTGCGGCGGCGGAGGAAGgggagaagaggaggaggaggcggaGAAAGGgttgagagagagagtggaGAGTGTGAAAGTGAGTGTTGGGAGTTTGAGGAGTGGAACAGAGAGTGTTGTTGCTCAGATTGATGATTTCTTTGATGAGATTGTTGATGGTAGAAAAATGCTTTTGGCTTTCTGTAGCCACAGGTga